The DNA window GGGGCGGTTCCTGGGTCGACAGCCTGAAGGCTGGCGTCTCCGATCCCTTCACCAAGCTGACCGGCATCGCCGTCCGCCACGACCTCACCGAGGATAACGAGATCCAGCCGAAGCTGTGGGCCGCCGCGGCGCAGAAGCGCGTGCCGCCGATCCACGTCAATTGGGACACCACCACCAACGCCACCAAGTCGGCGCTGCGCGGCGTGACCGAGGATCTGTCGGATCTTGCCAACCTCAAGACCGTGAGCGACGCGGCCAAGCCGGTCGGCGTCGACGGCTATCCGATCGTCAACACCTATGGCTACGTCTACGTGCTGGCCTATCGCCCGGAAGCCTTCCCGGACGGCGCGCCGAAGTCGTGGAACGTGCTGCTCGACCCGAAGTTCAAGGGCCGCGTCGCCGTCTACAACGATGGCATCGGCCTGCATTTCCCGGCGGAGATCACCGGCGGCGGCAAGCTCGAGGACATTCCGGCCAACATGCAGCCGGCCTGGGACTTCTTCACCAAGCTCAAGGCCAACGAGCCGCTGATGGGCGAGGACCCCGATTTCACCACCTGGTTCCAGAAGGGCGAAATCGACGTTGCCTGCACCATTTCTTCCAACGCCCGCGAAGCCAAGAAGAACGGTATCTCCATCGCCTGGACGGTGCCGGACGAGGGCGCGACCTACGAGACCGACGGTCTTTGGGTGCCGAAGTATCTGCCGGAAAACGAGCTCTACTGGGCCAAGCAGTATGTCAACTTCGCGCTGACGCTCGACGCGCAGCAGGTGTGGCTCGACGGCCTCGGCCTGCCGGGCGTGGTGCCGGGCCTCAAGCCGCCGGCCGATCTCGTGGGTGACGCGTCCTATCCGACCAAGGCGGAGGACTACAAGAAGCTGCTGCGCGTCTCCTCCAAGGTTCAGGTCGAGCACGAGAGCGAGTGGTTCGGCAAGTTCAAGGAAATCATGCAGGGCTGATCGTCAGTTCTCTTCCCCCAATGTCCGTCGCCACAAGGCGGCGGACTGCCTTTCAGAAATTGATCCGACCCAACAATGCGCCCGAGCCGCACCTCCTATCCCCTGTCCTGGCGCCTGATGGATGCCCTTGAAGCGATTGCCGCCGCCGTCTGGCCGCGCAGTTTCTCGGCAGCCGTCCCCTGGCTGATGCTGCTGCCGGCCATTGTTCTGGTCGGGCTGCTGGTCCTCGGCCTGTGGGATATGGCCGATGGT is part of the Pleomorphomonas sp. PLEO genome and encodes:
- a CDS encoding PotD/PotF family extracellular solute-binding protein, which translates into the protein MTGSTKPPFLLGRRRFLQGVGLAGAAGLVGMPFGRAFAAEPEKPKEIIVRAWGGSWVDSLKAGVSDPFTKLTGIAVRHDLTEDNEIQPKLWAAAAQKRVPPIHVNWDTTTNATKSALRGVTEDLSDLANLKTVSDAAKPVGVDGYPIVNTYGYVYVLAYRPEAFPDGAPKSWNVLLDPKFKGRVAVYNDGIGLHFPAEITGGGKLEDIPANMQPAWDFFTKLKANEPLMGEDPDFTTWFQKGEIDVACTISSNAREAKKNGISIAWTVPDEGATYETDGLWVPKYLPENELYWAKQYVNFALTLDAQQVWLDGLGLPGVVPGLKPPADLVGDASYPTKAEDYKKLLRVSSKVQVEHESEWFGKFKEIMQG